The DNA region ACTTGAGGAAAAAGTTGCAAACAGGTTCAAACTTCTGCTGTCAAAACGTATATCGCTGCACAGGATAATAGTATTCGGCTCTCGCGCACGAGGATACGCCGATCCCGATTCCGATATGTCGATAGGGGACGTTCGTTCCGAGCGTTCTTGACGAGCTGGTTGATTAGG from Thermotoga sp. includes:
- a CDS encoding nucleotidyltransferase domain-containing protein, with the translated sequence MKELEEKVANRFKLLLSKRISLHRIIVFGSRARGYADPDSDMSIGDVRSERS